In Leptospira saintgironsiae, one genomic interval encodes:
- a CDS encoding carbon starvation CstA family protein: MLPLLAVFGCFTLYFLGYKFYSGFLSKSIFQLKDTVGDTPAHKFNDGVDYLPTKPAVLFGHHYASIAGLAPILGPAVAVIWGWLPAMLWVVFGGIFIGCVHDFGAIVVSVRNQGKSIGQVAQDLLGPRARSLFHAIIFFLVALAMGVFVIVLAEMFSADPKLKQAPVTPPPQIEQTQTTPSIKDHVHPSEVRVETPSSPIKLRSHFPEAVIPTAGIMVFAVLVGWLHYKKGMKLGPLTFASVALTLVVMVLGMNDSILTWTGLNDIDKSPGVPIWKIILLAYAFLASVTPVWLLLQSRDYINSFLLYLGIIAIYFGFVKGSIFGEFSSFNAEAIRTEKVDMDIIPFVFITIACGAVSGFHALVSSGTTAKQLDREVDARVIGYGGMIGESLLGLTSVVACTIGFASAGEWSSFYKSWSGIQGLAPSVGAYIYGTGRFISQLGFDEGFAQGFIALVVVSFALTSLDSATRLLRYNIEEIAESFGSETIRKTLGNRYVSSIIACVAIGFFAFLQIDQGGKKTTAGLALWKLFGTTNQLLAGLALLVITIYLLYSKKKTWISFIPMIFVLGATLWAMVINFYDFLFSKSPSYLLATVGGVLIFLTVWLLLEAILAWRRFSKA, translated from the coding sequence ATGTTACCCCTTCTCGCGGTTTTCGGTTGTTTCACTCTTTATTTTTTAGGTTATAAGTTTTACTCGGGATTTTTATCCAAGTCCATCTTCCAACTCAAAGACACTGTGGGTGATACCCCGGCTCATAAGTTCAATGACGGTGTGGATTATCTTCCCACAAAACCTGCAGTCCTATTCGGACACCATTATGCTTCCATCGCTGGACTCGCTCCTATCTTAGGACCAGCAGTTGCAGTGATTTGGGGATGGTTGCCAGCAATGCTTTGGGTGGTATTTGGAGGAATTTTTATCGGTTGTGTTCATGATTTCGGAGCAATTGTAGTTTCAGTCCGCAACCAAGGAAAATCAATCGGGCAAGTTGCTCAGGATCTTTTAGGACCAAGGGCGAGAAGTTTATTTCATGCGATCATTTTTTTCTTAGTCGCATTGGCAATGGGTGTTTTCGTGATCGTTCTTGCGGAAATGTTCTCTGCTGATCCTAAATTAAAACAGGCGCCAGTTACTCCTCCTCCACAAATTGAACAAACACAAACTACTCCTAGTATCAAAGACCATGTGCATCCTTCAGAGGTTAGAGTAGAAACCCCTTCTTCTCCAATTAAACTCAGAAGTCATTTCCCAGAAGCGGTAATTCCTACTGCGGGGATCATGGTGTTTGCAGTTTTAGTAGGATGGCTTCATTATAAAAAGGGAATGAAGCTTGGACCTCTTACATTTGCATCAGTGGCACTCACCTTGGTAGTAATGGTTCTTGGAATGAACGATTCTATCTTAACCTGGACAGGCTTGAACGATATAGATAAATCTCCTGGTGTTCCAATCTGGAAAATTATACTTCTCGCATATGCTTTCTTGGCGTCCGTAACTCCAGTCTGGCTACTTCTCCAAAGTAGAGACTATATCAATTCGTTCTTATTATATCTGGGAATCATCGCAATTTATTTCGGTTTTGTGAAAGGAAGTATCTTCGGAGAATTTTCTTCTTTTAACGCGGAAGCGATCCGAACAGAAAAAGTAGATATGGATATCATTCCATTTGTGTTCATCACGATTGCATGCGGAGCAGTTTCTGGGTTCCATGCCTTGGTAAGTTCAGGAACTACCGCAAAACAATTAGACAGAGAAGTTGATGCAAGAGTGATCGGATACGGCGGAATGATCGGTGAATCTCTTTTAGGCCTTACATCAGTTGTTGCCTGCACGATCGGATTTGCATCTGCAGGAGAATGGTCTTCTTTTTATAAATCCTGGTCTGGTATCCAAGGTTTAGCACCTTCAGTAGGAGCTTATATCTATGGAACTGGAAGATTTATCTCTCAACTTGGTTTTGACGAAGGTTTTGCGCAAGGTTTTATTGCCCTTGTAGTAGTAAGTTTCGCTTTGACCTCATTGGATTCTGCAACCAGATTATTAAGATATAATATAGAAGAGATTGCAGAAAGTTTCGGATCAGAAACGATCAGAAAAACTTTAGGAAATCGTTATGTTTCCAGTATTATTGCATGTGTAGCAATCGGATTTTTTGCATTCTTACAGATTGATCAAGGAGGCAAAAAGACCACAGCGGGGCTCGCACTTTGGAAACTATTCGGGACCACAAACCAGCTTCTTGCAGGACTTGCTTTGCTTGTAATCACGATCTATCTATTGTATTCTAAGAAAAAGACCTGGATCAGTTTTATACCTATGATATTCGTATTAGGTGCTACACTGTGGGCAATGGTTATTAACTTCTACGATTTCTTATTCTCCAAATCGCCTAGTTATTTACTCGCGACAGTCGGAGGAGTTTTGATTTTTCTAACCGTTTGGTTATTATTAGAAGCGATCCTGGCTTGGAGAAGGTTTTCTAAAGCATGA
- a CDS encoding DnaJ domain-containing protein encodes MNARSFDQVKSSLEDVIFELQSGTNDCEWFISSEKLIEILEIRREDYFKLLYTLRGEREYSSKGSQGFTQDNADLLILLLEKVLKIEGLAYEFAKGGVHFDDTYLDEFRAFLKEIVLSKLERHDLDKELLLLLISSTKKFEDAFDSYFDDKFDVQRLVDNGITEFLERKGFSGDHGADVFLRNYFFQILNTKLFPIRQITSEYRDRAYYEIFGRFREEEKEKTKKKKSNFRKKFSSKSFYEDEDAETREHREFLGLSEDYSKAELKNKYKEMIKKYHPDVNKNGLEMTQKIIASYNYLVMKDR; translated from the coding sequence TTGAACGCCCGTAGTTTCGATCAGGTCAAATCATCCTTAGAAGACGTAATCTTTGAATTACAGTCCGGGACCAATGATTGTGAGTGGTTTATTTCCTCCGAAAAACTGATCGAAATTTTAGAAATCCGACGAGAGGATTATTTTAAGCTCCTATATACTCTCCGTGGAGAAAGGGAATATTCTTCCAAAGGTTCCCAAGGATTCACCCAAGATAATGCGGATCTTCTCATTTTATTATTGGAGAAGGTCCTAAAAATCGAAGGTCTCGCCTACGAGTTTGCAAAGGGCGGAGTGCATTTTGATGACACTTATCTGGACGAATTCCGTGCCTTTCTGAAAGAGATCGTTCTTTCCAAATTAGAAAGACATGATCTGGACAAGGAACTTCTACTCTTACTTATATCTTCTACCAAAAAATTCGAAGATGCATTCGATTCATACTTCGACGATAAATTCGATGTACAAAGATTAGTGGATAACGGGATCACCGAATTTTTAGAAAGAAAAGGTTTTTCAGGAGATCACGGAGCCGACGTATTCTTAAGAAATTATTTCTTTCAGATCTTAAATACAAAATTATTTCCGATCCGACAAATCACTTCAGAATATAGAGACAGAGCTTATTACGAAATTTTCGGAAGATTCAGAGAAGAAGAGAAAGAAAAGACTAAAAAGAAAAAATCAAACTTCCGTAAAAAATTTTCTTCGAAATCGTTTTACGAAGATGAAGATGCGGAAACAAGAGAACATCGCGAATTTTTAGGACTCTCCGAAGATTATTCAAAAGCAGAATTAAAAAATAAATATAAAGAGATGATCAAGAAATACCATCCTGACGTAAATAAGAATGGATTGGAAATGACACAAAAGATCATCGCTTCATATAATTATTTAGTAATGAAAGATCGTTAA
- a CDS encoding YHS domain-containing (seleno)protein, producing MNKSYFLPILILLLLDCGSRQVVDPIFKEDGKTAIHGYDPVSYFTESKPTEGNPKFSYRWKGADWRFSSAKNLETFKKSPENFAPQYGGYCAYAMRDGETYETNPKAWKIVSGKLYLNYNEKVHGFWERDVPGNIIKADNQWKVLPRKESNP from the coding sequence ATGAACAAGTCGTATTTTTTACCGATCTTAATTTTACTTCTTTTGGACTGCGGAAGTCGACAAGTTGTGGATCCAATCTTTAAAGAGGATGGGAAAACCGCGATCCATGGTTACGATCCGGTCTCTTATTTTACCGAATCCAAACCTACAGAAGGAAATCCTAAATTCAGTTATCGTTGGAAAGGAGCTGATTGGAGATTTTCTTCCGCAAAAAATCTGGAAACTTTTAAAAAATCCCCGGAGAACTTTGCTCCTCAGTACGGAGGATATTGTGCTTATGCAATGAGAGATGGAGAAACTTATGAAACAAATCCTAAGGCTTGGAAAATTGTCTCTGGAAAATTATATTTAAACTACAACGAAAAGGTCCACGGTTTTTGGGAAAGAGATGTGCCTGGAAATATTATAAAAGCGGATAATCAGTGGAAGGTTTTACCTAGAAAGGAATCAAATCCTTAA
- a CDS encoding DUF692 domain-containing protein — translation MSSIGVGLRKEHYPYLRKGEAVKISWFEAITENYMDTQGRPLEMLESVRKNFPVALHGVSLSILGGSFPDKKYIEKWKELIGRIDPFLVSDHLCWTEQSGNYLHDLLPFPFTKEFLEFAIERAQQVQEILGRKILLENVSTYLSFPQSEMTEWEFISLLSKRSGCGILLDINNIYVNSINHGFSAVEYLSSIPWENVGQIHLAGHTDTGEFLFDTHSKPVSKEVWDLFSSFSDKIRGIPILLEWDEDIPSFPEMEEEALKAKFILESLII, via the coding sequence ATGTCTTCCATTGGAGTAGGCTTAAGAAAAGAACATTATCCTTATTTAAGAAAGGGTGAGGCTGTCAAAATTTCTTGGTTCGAAGCAATTACTGAAAATTATATGGATACCCAAGGTCGTCCTTTGGAGATGTTAGAATCTGTTCGCAAAAATTTTCCTGTGGCTTTACATGGAGTTTCATTATCCATTTTAGGCGGAAGTTTTCCTGATAAAAAATATATAGAAAAATGGAAAGAGCTTATTGGGCGAATTGATCCATTTTTAGTTTCGGATCATCTTTGCTGGACAGAACAGTCCGGAAATTATCTGCATGATCTTCTTCCTTTTCCATTCACAAAAGAATTTTTAGAATTTGCGATAGAAAGAGCTCAGCAGGTCCAAGAAATTTTAGGAAGAAAGATCTTACTAGAAAATGTTTCTACATATTTGAGTTTTCCCCAAAGTGAAATGACTGAATGGGAATTTATCTCTCTTCTTTCTAAAAGAAGTGGATGTGGGATCTTATTAGATATTAATAATATATATGTAAATTCTATCAATCACGGATTTTCCGCAGTTGAATATTTATCCTCTATTCCTTGGGAGAACGTGGGGCAAATCCATCTTGCGGGACATACAGATACTGGAGAATTTTTATTCGATACTCATTCCAAACCTGTATCAAAAGAAGTCTGGGATCTATTCTCTTCTTTTTCAGATAAGATCCGTGGAATTCCAATCCTGCTAGAATGGGACGAAGATATTCCAAGTTTTCCCGAAATGGAAGAAGAAGCACTGAAAGCAAAATTTATACTGGAATCTCTAATAATATGA
- a CDS encoding DNA-binding domain-containing protein, which produces MNPEEFRKIFSSILLGKEEGLLLSDYILPGGKLETDSAIAVYQNAYSARFTDALGEKYETVWKILGDDDFFETAKSFIKQYSSHSYNLSDYGERFPDFLRKNFSEHTLLSEISDFELKVFKIFHLPKNEGSSLQNGLSQGETEDLKISFHSSILFLEYSYLVYDLWKTEDQEKLPEFLNERKQYLIMGKKGSDLFVSELDEWEWTFGKSLQEGKTILESLEIAGNPPKGLGSISEFLSGMTRNGLIIQVNS; this is translated from the coding sequence ATGAACCCAGAAGAATTCAGGAAAATTTTTTCAAGTATACTTTTAGGAAAAGAAGAAGGTCTGCTATTGTCAGATTATATACTGCCTGGCGGAAAACTGGAAACTGATTCTGCAATTGCAGTCTATCAGAATGCATATAGTGCTAGATTTACAGATGCTCTGGGAGAAAAATATGAAACTGTCTGGAAAATCCTAGGAGACGATGACTTTTTCGAAACAGCAAAAAGTTTCATAAAGCAGTACTCATCTCATTCTTATAATTTATCTGATTATGGGGAAAGATTCCCCGACTTCTTAAGAAAGAATTTTTCAGAACATACTTTGCTGAGTGAAATCTCAGATTTTGAACTTAAAGTTTTTAAGATATTTCATCTTCCTAAAAATGAAGGTTCAAGCTTGCAAAACGGATTGTCCCAAGGAGAAACAGAAGACCTAAAGATCAGTTTTCATTCTTCTATCTTATTTTTAGAATATTCTTATCTAGTTTATGATCTTTGGAAAACTGAAGATCAGGAGAAACTCCCTGAATTTTTAAATGAAAGAAAACAATATCTTATCATGGGAAAAAAAGGATCTGACTTATTCGTATCGGAACTAGACGAATGGGAGTGGACTTTTGGTAAAAGTTTGCAGGAAGGAAAAACTATTTTAGAGTCTTTGGAAATTGCGGGAAATCCCCCGAAAGGACTCGGATCCATTTCAGAATTCCTCTCGGGGATGACCAGGAACGGTTTGATAATTCAAGTTAACTCTTGA
- a CDS encoding YceI family protein, translating to MKTKLYLVPSLLVLLTFGSLQAGNFKLDNAHTGVGFKIKHLTISNVSGSFKDFSGKFSYDEATGTLTDLDVTIKAASIHTNDEKRDGHLKGKDFFNVEDHPALTFKAKKATVKKGGVAKIQGELTIKGVTKPVTLDVKFSGSAKDPWGNTHLGFEAETKIKRADFDIAWNKPLEKGGLLIGEEVSIRIEGEALPE from the coding sequence GTGAAAACGAAACTTTATCTGGTCCCTAGCCTTCTGGTGCTTTTAACTTTCGGTAGTCTTCAAGCAGGAAATTTCAAATTAGATAACGCTCATACAGGCGTTGGCTTCAAAATCAAACACCTTACCATTTCTAACGTATCCGGAAGTTTTAAAGACTTCAGCGGAAAATTCTCTTACGACGAAGCTACCGGTACTCTTACTGATCTAGATGTAACCATCAAAGCAGCTTCTATTCACACTAACGATGAAAAAAGAGACGGACACCTAAAAGGAAAAGATTTCTTCAACGTTGAAGATCACCCTGCTCTTACTTTCAAAGCCAAAAAAGCGACTGTTAAAAAAGGCGGAGTTGCAAAGATCCAAGGAGAATTAACTATTAAAGGAGTGACTAAACCAGTTACTTTAGATGTTAAATTTTCCGGTTCTGCAAAAGACCCGTGGGGAAACACTCACCTAGGTTTCGAAGCAGAAACTAAAATCAAAAGAGCTGATTTCGATATCGCTTGGAACAAACCTTTAGAAAAAGGCGGACTTTTGATCGGAGAAGAAGTTTCTATCCGTATCGAAGGCGAAGCACTTCCAGAATAA
- a CDS encoding LA_3751/LA_3752 family putative glycosyltransferase codes for MKTTGISKGFFLFSVIYFAILILLKPWEALFSDQFLKYHQAYSMFQSGFSTENLIYPSLDLDPTYSYFLWKAPMVFQIGDRMIGQYPIFLTLLIAPFLVFGWVPVVSILMGVFNLISAFILRRSWELSWFWLVFTFFGTYIFLMGPELSEHPPLLLLELLGLTFFYKTEDKILNKLIGGIALGLGVWLRLEVLIFFVVFWAAGWVAFGKDWWKKSFWFSVSFSAVVLLLFLFHTLDYQHPIGPRYFQNFNTGEDQGTVLSRAFTILIGTYSMPGLLVYLPILLPLLYFFVKKFKDGKISSSFYHLAISAYVFIILIAFLAPNDGVSNWGPRYVGLALIPFVLVLKEVTEVLELKLGKSGKNLAFSVLVIYSFGMTLAGFVNYQRSSKEIKAIRSIYKDSQASSLLFLDDVLCGSIGPSYFQKRVLCIHNETSAQGMDTIVAFLSKKHPGEKVGFISYSDAVVEYAAKLPESNNILMHKYRMKVLTEAAIRPVWLELFSHAWKEGEVKTKGLWEYREYEIPKEQKTILRK; via the coding sequence ATGAAAACAACTGGAATTTCAAAAGGATTCTTTCTATTTAGCGTAATTTATTTCGCGATACTAATTTTACTAAAACCTTGGGAGGCACTTTTTTCAGATCAGTTTTTGAAATACCACCAAGCCTATTCCATGTTTCAGTCCGGTTTCAGCACCGAAAATCTCATCTATCCTTCCTTAGATCTGGATCCAACTTACAGTTATTTTCTTTGGAAAGCTCCAATGGTTTTCCAGATTGGAGACAGGATGATCGGTCAATATCCGATCTTTCTTACACTTCTAATCGCACCTTTTTTAGTATTTGGTTGGGTTCCTGTCGTTTCTATTTTGATGGGAGTATTCAATCTTATCTCCGCTTTTATTTTGAGAAGGTCCTGGGAACTTTCCTGGTTCTGGCTCGTATTTACTTTTTTCGGAACATATATCTTTTTGATGGGACCCGAACTTTCGGAACATCCTCCTCTTCTTCTTTTAGAATTACTCGGACTCACTTTCTTTTATAAAACAGAAGATAAAATTTTAAATAAACTAATCGGAGGAATTGCTCTAGGACTCGGAGTTTGGTTAAGATTAGAAGTTCTGATTTTTTTTGTAGTCTTCTGGGCGGCAGGTTGGGTCGCTTTCGGAAAAGATTGGTGGAAAAAATCTTTTTGGTTCTCCGTTTCATTTTCTGCAGTAGTACTTCTACTTTTCTTATTCCATACATTGGATTACCAACATCCAATCGGACCTAGATATTTCCAAAATTTTAATACTGGAGAAGACCAAGGAACAGTTCTTTCTAGAGCATTCACAATCCTGATTGGAACTTACTCCATGCCAGGACTTTTGGTATATTTACCGATACTTCTTCCTCTTCTATATTTCTTTGTTAAAAAGTTCAAAGATGGAAAGATAAGCTCTTCTTTCTATCATTTAGCGATTAGCGCTTATGTGTTTATCATATTGATCGCATTCCTTGCTCCAAACGATGGAGTTTCCAATTGGGGACCAAGATATGTCGGGCTTGCATTGATACCATTTGTTTTGGTTTTGAAAGAAGTAACTGAAGTTTTGGAATTAAAACTTGGGAAATCGGGCAAAAACTTAGCGTTTTCCGTTTTAGTAATTTATTCTTTCGGAATGACCTTGGCGGGATTTGTGAATTACCAAAGAAGTTCCAAAGAGATCAAAGCGATCCGTTCTATTTACAAAGACTCCCAAGCCTCCAGTCTACTATTCTTGGATGACGTTCTTTGCGGATCTATCGGGCCTTCTTATTTCCAAAAAAGAGTATTATGTATTCATAATGAAACTTCTGCACAGGGAATGGATACTATAGTGGCTTTCCTTTCTAAAAAACATCCTGGGGAAAAGGTGGGGTTTATTTCTTATTCAGACGCAGTGGTGGAATATGCAGCAAAACTTCCTGAATCGAATAATATTCTAATGCATAAATACAGAATGAAAGTATTAACAGAGGCGGCGATCCGTCCTGTTTGGCTGGAATTATTCAGTCATGCTTGGAAAGAGGGAGAAGTAAAAACGAAAGGTCTTTGGGAATATCGAGAATACGAAATTCCCAAAGAACAGAAAACTATATTAAGAAAATAG
- a CDS encoding glycosyltransferase family 2 protein, whose amino-acid sequence MKLSIVIPCYNEKQTIKNILETVKKVPYKDKEIILVDDFSTDGTRELLQTAPFKKLVDQLIFHEKNQGKGAALRTGFKAAKGDIVIVQDADLEYDPFEIPDVIDPIYKGKADVVFGSRFMGGRPHRVVYYWHSLGNLFLTTLSNMFTNINLTDMETCYKAFRREVIQGIDIKENRFGFEPEITAKIAKIPDIRVYEVGISYYGRTYAEGKKIGWKDGFRAIYCILRYNLFS is encoded by the coding sequence ATGAAACTTTCCATTGTAATTCCCTGTTATAACGAAAAACAGACCATCAAAAATATTTTAGAAACCGTAAAGAAGGTCCCATATAAGGATAAAGAAATCATCCTTGTGGACGATTTTTCCACGGACGGAACGAGGGAACTCCTACAGACCGCTCCTTTTAAGAAGTTGGTGGACCAACTCATATTCCACGAGAAAAACCAGGGAAAAGGTGCTGCACTCCGCACAGGATTCAAAGCTGCCAAAGGTGATATAGTCATCGTACAAGACGCGGACCTGGAATATGATCCGTTTGAAATTCCAGATGTGATCGATCCGATCTACAAAGGAAAAGCTGATGTAGTTTTCGGAAGTAGATTCATGGGTGGAAGACCTCATCGAGTCGTTTACTACTGGCATAGTCTCGGAAATCTATTCTTAACCACTCTGTCCAATATGTTCACGAACATTAATTTGACTGATATGGAAACTTGTTACAAAGCATTCCGTAGAGAAGTGATCCAAGGAATCGATATTAAAGAGAATCGTTTCGGATTCGAACCTGAGATCACTGCAAAAATTGCAAAGATCCCAGACATTCGTGTTTACGAAGTAGGGATCTCTTATTACGGACGCACTTACGCAGAAGGTAAAAAGATAGGTTGGAAAGACGGATTTAGAGCCATCTACTGTATCCTAAGATACAATCTATTTTCTTAA